A section of the Roseovarius sp. W115 genome encodes:
- the glnA gene encoding type I glutamate--ammonia ligase, translating to MSAKDLLKTIKDEDVEYVDIRFTDPRGKLQHVTVMADQVDEDFLDEGFMFDGSSIAGWKSIEASDMKLMPDTNSGYIDPFYAEKTMCVHCSVVEPDTGEAYERDPRGTAQKAEAYLKSSGIGDVSYWGPEAEFFLFDDVRFSTSINKVSYEVDALDASWNTDTEYEMGNMGHRPGVKGGYFPVNPIDDAQDIRSEMLSTMKRLGMKVDKHHHEVASCQHELGLIFGSLTEQADELQKYKYVIHNVAQAYGKSATFMPKPIAGDNGTGMHCNMSIWKDGKPLFAGDKYADLSQEALYFIGGILKHAKALNAFTNPSTNSYKRLIPGFEAPVLRAYSARNRSGCVRIPWTESPKAKRVEARFPDPSANPYLCFAALLMAGLDGINNKIDPGEAMDKNLYDLPAEELEGIPTVCGSLREAIDELRADHAFLLAGDVFTTSQIEGYIELKMEEIEAYEHTPHPMEFQMYYSC from the coding sequence ATGAGCGCAAAAGACTTGCTCAAGACGATCAAGGACGAGGATGTCGAGTATGTTGACATTCGTTTCACTGACCCACGGGGCAAACTGCAGCATGTGACGGTTATGGCCGATCAGGTCGATGAGGACTTCCTCGACGAAGGGTTCATGTTTGACGGATCCAGCATCGCAGGCTGGAAATCGATTGAAGCCTCGGACATGAAGCTGATGCCTGACACCAATTCGGGTTACATTGATCCCTTCTATGCCGAGAAGACCATGTGCGTGCATTGTTCCGTGGTCGAGCCAGATACAGGCGAAGCTTATGAGCGCGACCCGCGCGGTACGGCGCAAAAGGCTGAGGCCTACCTGAAATCCTCAGGCATTGGTGATGTGTCCTACTGGGGTCCGGAAGCCGAATTCTTCTTGTTTGACGACGTGCGCTTCTCAACGTCGATCAACAAGGTGTCTTATGAGGTCGACGCGCTGGATGCGTCCTGGAACACTGACACCGAGTATGAGATGGGCAATATGGGTCATCGTCCCGGCGTCAAGGGCGGGTATTTCCCGGTGAACCCAATTGACGACGCACAGGACATCCGCTCTGAAATGCTTTCGACCATGAAGCGTCTGGGCATGAAAGTCGACAAGCACCACCACGAGGTGGCCAGCTGTCAGCACGAGCTGGGCCTGATCTTTGGCTCGCTCACTGAGCAAGCCGATGAGCTCCAGAAATACAAGTACGTCATTCACAATGTCGCCCAAGCCTATGGCAAGTCGGCGACCTTCATGCCCAAGCCCATCGCGGGCGACAACGGCACGGGCATGCACTGCAACATGTCGATCTGGAAAGATGGCAAACCTCTGTTTGCAGGCGACAAATATGCTGACCTCAGCCAGGAAGCGCTCTACTTCATTGGCGGCATCCTGAAGCACGCCAAGGCGCTGAACGCCTTCACCAACCCATCGACCAACAGCTACAAACGCCTGATCCCAGGCTTTGAAGCACCGGTTCTGCGGGCCTACTCCGCGCGTAACCGGTCAGGCTGTGTGCGCATTCCATGGACGGAAAGCCCCAAGGCCAAGCGCGTCGAGGCGCGGTTCCCGGATCCATCCGCCAACCCATACCTGTGCTTTGCGGCACTGCTCATGGCCGGGCTTGACGGCATCAACAACAAGATCGATCCAGGCGAGGCAATGGACAAGAACCTCTACGATCTGCCTGCCGAAGAGCTTGAAGGCATTCCAACAGTCTGTGGCTCTTTGCGTGAGGCGATTGACGAGCTCCGGGCAGATCATGCCTTCCTGCTGGCCGGTGACGTCTTCACGACAAGCCAAATCGAGGGCTACATCGAGCTCAAGATGGAAGAAATCGAGGCGTACGAACACACGCCGCACCCGATGGAATTCCAGATGTATTACAGCTGCTAA